The window TACCCACAGTTTGCTCCCGCTATCCCCTCAGCAACCAGCCTCTCGTCAAGGATGATCCCATGGACCTCAAGTGCCTGTTTGTACCCTGCAAATCGCTCAGAAAAGCTCAGGTTTTTAAGTGTCTCCGCAATGAAACCGATCTTTCGGTGACCTAACTGCACTAAATGTGTAACCGCTTTCCTAGCTCCACCTACGTTGTCAATGACTACACTATCCACCTCTTCCAGATGGTTATCCACCACTACCACCGGGAGTTTTCGCCGCATGTCAAGAATCAGCTGAGCGGGAATCTCACAACCGGCGAGGATCATTCCATCAACTCGGCCTTCAGCGATAAGTTGGGGAGCATTTTCAACCGCATCCCGAGAAAAGAAGAGACGATAGCCGTGTTTACTAGCTATCGCCTCTGCTCCCTCCATCACCTCTCCATAGAAGGAACCGTCTGAAAGAAGCTGATGCTTACTAACGAGGAAACCAAGATTAGTAGTCCTTTGAGTAACCAGACTACGCCCGGCCATGCTTGGGCGGTAGCCGAGCTGCCTAGCCATTTCCAGGACCCTCTCCCGCGTCTGTTTGCTCACCCGCCCCTTGTTGTTCAGAGCTCGAGACACAGTAGACGGGCTTAATCCTAATGCTTCAGCAATGTTATGGATCGTAACTTTTTCGCCCGTTTTGCTCAATCGATTGCGCATCTTTATCATCAGTATAATATGTGTCGCAAGAAAAGTCAATATCTGAAGTAAAAAATCACATGGAAATTTTGCGCACACGTTTCCGCAACCATAAGACCTGTTCCCAAAATAGATAGAGCTGATAATCAACTGACGATCTGTGGTCCCCCGTCTCTTCTTTGTATGGCTATCCTCTGCCTCACGCTTCATCGTCGCATTCCCAACACCGTTAAGATGCGAAGCTAGGAAGATCTTTTTGTAACCGGTTCCATAATTTTATTATAGTGTTACCGTTGCATTTGTCAAATCGTTGTTCAACTGCGCCGTGTGCTTTCCCGAATGATAAGTTGGGTTCTAAAGGTCTTATTCAACGGCCCCTGTACCTCCCCTCTCAGTCGCAGGAGAAGTAGCCGTCCCGCCTCTTCACCCATCTCTCGGATCGGCTGATGAACCGTAGTTAGTGGGGGATCAAAAAGCGATGCATAGGGGATATCGTCAAAGCCGATCACAGAAACATCTTTCCCAACCCGAAAGCCTGCTTCTTTTAGAGCTGTAGCCGCCCCCATTGCAGTAAGATCGCTCGCAGCAAACACGGCCGATAACTTCCGCCCCTGAGCCAGTACCGTTCTTACCGTCCCGTAACCGCTCTCGAATGAGAAATCTTCGTGCACAATATATTGGTCCTTAATAGCGACCCCGTGGGCGTTAAAGGCCTCTCTGTAGCCTCTTTCGCGAGCGATGGAAGCGACATGATCCCGTGGTCCATTGATGAATAAGATTTCCTTATGCCCCAATCGGAGGAGATACTCGGTTGCCATTTTAGCTCCGCTTTGGTTATCAGAATCAACATAATCTGCCTTAGGATATCCAATCGGCCTTCCCACCGTGACAAACGGAACCCCAGTCTTGAGGAAATACTTTAGACGCCGATCGTTCTTCCTTATCCCCAAGATTATTGCTCCGTCGACGAACCCTCCTTGCGCCATGTTTAGGCAAGAGCTTTCATAATCCTCCTCCGAATCAGCTGTCGTAAGGGTTAACCTAAACCCCTTTTCTGTTAGATAACGGCTAACACCCTGCAAGAACTCGAGGAAGAAAAGGTGTGAGGAAAGGCGCTTTGCGCTATGAGCCACAATTAAACCGATGTTTCCCGTTTGCCTGAGGCTGAGGCCGCGGGCAACGAGATTCGGAGCGTAAGAATGCGTCCGAATGACCTGCTCTACCTTTTTACGGGTTTCAGGATTTACTCCTGGTTTTCCATTGATGACCCGTGACACGGTAGCTTTAGAGACTCCAGCAAGCTCTGCGATTTCCTTGATAGTCAACTTCTGAGGCATAATAATATTATCCTCCGTTTAGAGACCGGTTTC is drawn from Candidatus Bipolaricaulota bacterium and contains these coding sequences:
- a CDS encoding LacI family DNA-binding transcriptional regulator, translated to MPQKLTIKEIAELAGVSKATVSRVINGKPGVNPETRKKVEQVIRTHSYAPNLVARGLSLRQTGNIGLIVAHSAKRLSSHLFFLEFLQGVSRYLTEKGFRLTLTTADSEEDYESSCLNMAQGGFVDGAIILGIRKNDRRLKYFLKTGVPFVTVGRPIGYPKADYVDSDNQSGAKMATEYLLRLGHKEILFINGPRDHVASIARERGYREAFNAHGVAIKDQYIVHEDFSFESGYGTVRTVLAQGRKLSAVFAASDLTAMGAATALKEAGFRVGKDVSVIGFDDIPYASLFDPPLTTVHQPIREMGEEAGRLLLLRLRGEVQGPLNKTFRTQLIIRESTRRS
- a CDS encoding LacI family DNA-binding transcriptional regulator encodes the protein MKREAEDSHTKKRRGTTDRQLIISSIYFGNRSYGCGNVCAKFPCDFLLQILTFLATHIILMIKMRNRLSKTGEKVTIHNIAEALGLSPSTVSRALNNKGRVSKQTRERVLEMARQLGYRPSMAGRSLVTQRTTNLGFLVSKHQLLSDGSFYGEVMEGAEAIASKHGYRLFFSRDAVENAPQLIAEGRVDGMILAGCEIPAQLILDMRRKLPVVVVDNHLEEVDSVVIDNVGGARKAVTHLVQLGHRKIGFIAETLKNLSFSERFAGYKQALEVHGIILDERLVAEGIAGANCGYVAMQRLLVHARPTAVFAANDEAAAGAIRAIKESGLRIPQDIAVVGFDDGALAPHTEPPLTSVRVFRTVMGEWAVKRLLELLTDYDSPPIQIKVSTQLVVRESCGAKVKKPMQRG